In Capillimicrobium parvum, a genomic segment contains:
- a CDS encoding cytochrome P450: MARPLPYMERCRERYGDVFTMRIAQEGTWVFLADPDAVREVFTGDPAVFHAGEANRILRPWLGANSVLLLDEAPHLAQRRLLLPPFHGERMQRYGELMTEIAQRNVESWPVEEPLRLWPQMQAVTLDIIVRTIFGLEEGERMDRLRARLRDGAEMTTAWPTMAAMALLGPDRVGASRAFRTRIEPIDEVVFAEIRRRRGATDLAERDDILSMLLQARHDDGSPMSDQELRDELMTLLIAGHETTATSLAWAVERLLRHPGAMARLRDGDEEYLDAVVKETLRLRPVLPVVVRKLKAPVTIGGWDLPEGATVTPCIHLIHRRADVYPEPARFRPERFLEQPAGTYTWLPFGGGVRRCLGASFAQFEMKAVLRVIAGARRLRPVNPEPEPVRRRAITLTPGRGTEVIASAG, encoded by the coding sequence ATGGCGCGTCCGCTCCCGTACATGGAGCGCTGCCGCGAACGCTACGGCGACGTCTTCACGATGCGCATCGCGCAGGAGGGCACATGGGTCTTCCTCGCCGACCCGGACGCGGTGCGAGAGGTCTTCACCGGCGATCCCGCCGTCTTCCACGCCGGCGAGGCCAACCGGATCCTGCGCCCATGGCTCGGCGCGAACTCGGTCCTGCTGCTCGACGAGGCTCCCCACCTTGCCCAGCGGCGCCTGCTGCTGCCGCCGTTTCACGGCGAGCGGATGCAGCGGTACGGCGAGCTGATGACCGAGATCGCGCAGCGCAACGTCGAGTCCTGGCCCGTCGAGGAGCCGCTGCGGCTGTGGCCCCAGATGCAGGCGGTCACGCTCGACATCATCGTGCGCACCATCTTCGGCCTCGAGGAGGGCGAGCGCATGGACCGCCTGCGCGCGCGCCTGCGCGACGGCGCCGAGATGACGACGGCGTGGCCGACGATGGCCGCCATGGCGCTGCTCGGCCCCGACCGCGTCGGCGCCTCGCGCGCCTTCCGCACACGCATCGAGCCCATCGACGAGGTCGTCTTCGCCGAGATCCGCCGCCGCCGCGGGGCCACCGACCTCGCCGAGCGCGACGACATCCTCTCCATGCTGCTGCAGGCGCGCCACGACGACGGCTCGCCGATGAGCGACCAGGAGCTGCGCGACGAGCTCATGACGCTGCTCATCGCGGGGCACGAGACGACCGCCACCTCGCTCGCCTGGGCCGTCGAGCGGCTGCTGCGCCACCCCGGCGCGATGGCCCGGCTGCGCGACGGCGACGAGGAGTACCTCGACGCGGTCGTCAAGGAGACGCTGCGGCTGCGCCCGGTCCTCCCGGTCGTCGTGCGCAAGCTCAAGGCGCCCGTGACGATCGGCGGCTGGGACCTGCCCGAGGGCGCGACGGTCACGCCATGCATCCACCTCATCCACCGGCGCGCCGACGTCTACCCCGAGCCCGCGCGGTTCCGGCCGGAGCGCTTCCTGGAGCAGCCCGCCGGCACGTACACGTGGCTGCCGTTCGGCGGCGGGGTGCGGCGCTGCCTGGGCGCGAGCTTCGCCCAGTTCGAGATGAAGGCGGTGCTGCGGGTCATCGCCGGCGCGCGCCGCTTGCGCCCGGTGAACCCCGAGCCAGAGCCCGTGCGCCGCCGCGCGATCACGCTCACGCCCGGGCGCGGCACCGAGGTGATCGCATCAGCCGGCTGA
- a CDS encoding YnfA family protein — MAARSIALFVAAAFAEIGGAYLVWLGIKEHRGIAFVALGAMALTAYGVIAALQPSHEFGRVLAAYGGVFIVGSLLWGVAFDGFHPDRADVIGAAICLGGVGVIMYAR, encoded by the coding sequence ATGGCCGCCCGCTCGATCGCCCTCTTCGTCGCCGCGGCGTTCGCGGAGATCGGTGGGGCGTACCTCGTGTGGCTCGGGATCAAGGAGCACCGCGGGATCGCGTTCGTCGCGCTGGGCGCGATGGCGCTGACCGCGTACGGCGTCATCGCCGCGCTCCAGCCGAGCCACGAGTTCGGCCGGGTGCTCGCGGCCTACGGCGGCGTGTTCATCGTCGGCTCGCTGCTGTGGGGCGTCGCGTTCGACGGGTTCCATCCCGACCGCGCGGACGTCATCGGCGCCGCGATCTGCCTCGGCGGGGTCGGCGTGATCATGTACGCCCGCTGA
- a CDS encoding quinone oxidoreductase family protein — translation MRAIKITEFGGPEVLVLRDVEEPQAPDGTILLDVAAAGVNYADTHQADNSYLAPAELPLVPGGEAVGTTPDGRRVVALLAGGGYAERAIAAPQAMWDIPDGIADGQALSLVLQGTTAWHLLRTSAQLREGETVVVHAAGGGVGTLAVQLAKRFGAGRVIGVASSRGKRELAQRLGADAVVDSGAEDLTAALREANGGRRVDVVLEMVGGSTFAQSLEALAPFGRLVHFGQAARQGAPVVEPGRLMHGSIGVLGFWLVHVLQRPALMRESIDDLVAAVLARELEPIVGGEYPLADARRAHEDLRARRTTGKLVLRP, via the coding sequence ATGCGCGCCATCAAGATCACCGAGTTCGGCGGCCCCGAGGTCCTGGTGCTGCGCGACGTCGAAGAACCGCAGGCGCCGGACGGCACCATCCTGCTCGACGTCGCCGCGGCCGGGGTCAACTACGCCGACACCCACCAGGCCGACAACTCGTACCTGGCGCCCGCCGAGTTGCCGCTCGTCCCGGGAGGCGAGGCCGTGGGCACGACGCCCGACGGGCGACGGGTGGTGGCGCTGCTCGCGGGCGGGGGCTACGCGGAGCGGGCGATCGCCGCGCCGCAGGCCATGTGGGACATCCCGGACGGCATCGCCGACGGGCAGGCGCTGTCCCTCGTGCTGCAGGGGACGACGGCGTGGCACCTGCTGCGCACGAGCGCGCAGCTGCGCGAGGGCGAGACCGTCGTGGTGCACGCCGCGGGCGGCGGGGTCGGCACGCTGGCCGTGCAGCTGGCCAAGCGCTTCGGCGCGGGGCGGGTCATCGGCGTGGCGTCGTCGCGCGGCAAGCGCGAGCTCGCGCAGCGCCTCGGCGCCGACGCCGTGGTCGACTCGGGCGCCGAGGACCTCACGGCGGCACTGCGCGAGGCCAACGGCGGGCGCCGCGTCGACGTCGTCCTCGAGATGGTCGGCGGCAGCACGTTCGCCCAGAGCCTGGAGGCGCTCGCGCCGTTCGGGCGCCTGGTCCACTTCGGGCAGGCGGCGCGCCAGGGGGCGCCCGTGGTGGAGCCCGGGCGGCTCATGCACGGGAGCATCGGCGTGCTCGGCTTCTGGCTCGTGCACGTCCTTCAGCGCCCGGCGCTCATGCGCGAGTCCATCGACGACCTCGTCGCCGCGGTGCTGGCGCGCGAGCTGGAGCCGATCGTGGGCGGCGAGTACCCGCTCGCGGACGCGCGCCGCGCCCACGAGGACCTCCGCGCGCGGCGCACGACCGGCAAGCTCGTGCTGCGTCCATGA
- a CDS encoding AAA family ATPase, which produces MPAVNPFIWSRPLDDPAKIVGMDGFARDVALILKGQTNVALFGPRDTGKTTFTVQLARELERSHGDDAPPHTVVRVNLQRCFSIPAFIGCVHDALLSHPQRRIQREARRQIAVLEKEIGFDIKVIKGSVRRSGVTAAQDVEALHAQLASIARLDRHVVVVFDEFQHLNRCPESPLSIIRSALMSSGANHVSLLLTGSIREAMAMMLANSDEPIFGEAHQMELPAISHVDFLEYLDFNFEATGRPTDEDALNHLLNITGAHPKRTQQLAWAAWEATKRRGRRVTVEVVQDAYERMLAGPEAAPFETVLDVLSSGDEGQANEMRALFLLADRGAEKLTSRQHLALYGFTTPSMIPRALERLRARGLTQRAPGSGAWRIADPFFAGWLREQSPLATRASDVAPPFEINE; this is translated from the coding sequence GTGCCTGCCGTCAACCCGTTCATCTGGAGCCGCCCGCTCGACGACCCGGCCAAGATCGTCGGGATGGACGGGTTCGCGCGCGATGTGGCTCTGATCCTCAAGGGCCAGACGAACGTCGCGCTCTTCGGTCCGCGCGACACCGGCAAGACGACGTTCACCGTGCAGCTGGCGCGCGAGCTCGAGCGCTCCCACGGCGACGACGCGCCGCCGCACACCGTCGTGCGGGTCAACCTGCAGCGCTGCTTCAGCATCCCCGCGTTCATCGGCTGCGTGCACGATGCGCTCCTGTCGCATCCGCAGCGGCGCATCCAGCGCGAGGCGCGCCGCCAGATCGCGGTGCTCGAGAAGGAGATCGGGTTCGACATCAAGGTCATCAAGGGGTCGGTACGGCGCTCGGGGGTGACCGCGGCGCAGGACGTCGAGGCGCTGCACGCCCAGCTGGCGAGCATCGCACGGCTCGACCGCCACGTCGTGGTCGTCTTCGACGAGTTCCAGCACCTCAACCGCTGCCCCGAGAGCCCCTTGAGCATCATCCGCTCGGCGCTGATGAGCAGCGGCGCCAACCACGTCTCGCTGCTGCTGACGGGGAGCATCCGCGAGGCGATGGCGATGATGCTCGCCAACAGCGACGAGCCGATCTTCGGCGAGGCCCACCAGATGGAGCTGCCGGCGATCTCGCACGTGGACTTCCTCGAGTACCTCGACTTCAACTTCGAGGCGACGGGGCGCCCGACGGACGAGGACGCGCTCAACCACCTGCTCAACATCACCGGCGCGCATCCGAAGCGCACCCAGCAGCTCGCCTGGGCGGCCTGGGAGGCGACGAAGCGGCGCGGGCGGCGGGTGACCGTCGAGGTCGTGCAGGACGCGTACGAGCGGATGCTCGCCGGGCCCGAGGCGGCGCCGTTCGAGACCGTTCTCGACGTGCTGTCCAGCGGCGACGAGGGCCAGGCGAACGAGATGCGCGCGCTGTTCCTGCTCGCCGACCGGGGCGCGGAGAAGCTGACCAGCCGCCAGCACCTGGCGCTCTACGGGTTCACGACGCCGTCGATGATCCCGCGCGCGCTCGAGCGGCTGCGCGCGCGGGGGCTGACGCAGCGCGCTCCGGGCTCGGGCGCGTGGCGGATCGCCGACCCGTTCTTCGCGGGGTGGCTGCGGGAGCAGTCGCCGCTGGCGACGCGCGCGTCGGACGTCGCGCCGCCGTTCGAGATCAACGAATGA
- a CDS encoding FAD-dependent oxidoreductase, which translates to MAVIGSGPAGFYAAGQLLSAADLTVEVDLYDRLATPWGLVRAGVAPDHPKIKSVTRVYEKTAAKPGFRYHGNVEIGTDVSHDELASAYHAVLYAIGAPTDRRLGIPGEDLPGSHAATEFVAWYNGHPDYADHEFDLSAKRAVVIGNGNVALDVARMLALTPEELAVTDTADHAIDALRHSSVEEIVVLGRRGPAQAAYTNPELRELADLEAADVVVDPADVALDEHSRAFIESDAADVTARRNVEIVTAFAATPPSGKPKRVVLRFLASPVEILGSDRVEGVRIVRNELTSELRAQPTGETEDIACQLVLRSIGYRGTPIPGVPFDDGRATIHNSDGRVTREGTEEPVPGVYTAGWIKRGPSGVIGTNKKCAQETVTHLLADNEAGALPEPSTTPGELLGALEDRGVEVVDYAGWELIDAHEKGLGEPHGRPRVKLVRRAEHLMHAAASKVRG; encoded by the coding sequence GTGGCCGTCATCGGCTCCGGGCCCGCGGGCTTCTACGCGGCGGGCCAGCTGCTGTCGGCCGCGGATCTGACCGTCGAGGTGGACCTCTACGACCGGTTGGCGACTCCGTGGGGTCTGGTGCGCGCCGGCGTCGCCCCGGACCACCCGAAGATCAAGTCGGTCACGCGCGTGTACGAGAAGACCGCGGCCAAGCCCGGCTTCCGCTACCACGGCAACGTCGAGATCGGGACCGACGTCTCGCATGACGAGCTGGCCTCCGCCTACCACGCGGTGCTCTATGCGATCGGCGCGCCGACGGACCGCCGGCTCGGCATCCCCGGCGAGGATCTGCCCGGCTCGCATGCGGCCACGGAGTTCGTGGCCTGGTACAACGGCCATCCGGACTACGCCGACCACGAGTTCGACCTGTCGGCCAAGCGGGCGGTCGTCATCGGCAACGGCAACGTCGCGCTGGACGTCGCCCGGATGCTCGCGCTCACGCCCGAGGAGCTCGCGGTCACCGACACCGCGGACCATGCCATCGACGCGCTGCGCCACTCGAGCGTCGAGGAGATCGTCGTCCTGGGCCGCCGCGGCCCGGCGCAGGCCGCCTACACGAATCCCGAGCTGCGCGAGCTCGCCGACCTCGAGGCGGCCGACGTCGTCGTCGACCCCGCCGACGTGGCGCTCGACGAGCACAGCCGGGCGTTCATCGAGTCCGACGCCGCCGACGTCACGGCGCGGCGAAACGTGGAGATCGTCACCGCCTTCGCGGCGACGCCGCCGTCGGGCAAGCCCAAGCGCGTCGTCCTGCGCTTCCTCGCCTCGCCGGTGGAGATCCTCGGCAGCGACCGGGTGGAGGGCGTGCGGATCGTCCGCAACGAGCTGACGAGCGAGCTGCGCGCGCAGCCGACCGGCGAGACCGAGGACATCGCGTGCCAGCTCGTCCTGCGTTCGATCGGGTATCGCGGGACCCCGATCCCGGGCGTCCCGTTCGACGACGGGCGCGCCACGATCCACAACTCCGACGGCCGCGTGACCCGCGAGGGCACCGAGGAGCCGGTGCCGGGCGTCTACACCGCGGGCTGGATCAAGCGCGGGCCGTCGGGCGTGATCGGCACGAACAAGAAGTGCGCGCAGGAGACCGTCACGCACCTGCTCGCCGACAACGAGGCCGGGGCGCTGCCCGAGCCGTCGACCACGCCCGGCGAGCTGCTCGGCGCGCTCGAGGACCGGGGGGTGGAGGTCGTCGACTACGCGGGCTGGGAGCTGATCGACGCCCACGAGAAGGGCCTCGGCGAGCCGCACGGCCGCCCGCGGGTCAAGCTGGTGCGCCGCGCCGAGCACCTCATGCACGCCGCCGCGTCGAAGGTCCGCGGCTAA
- a CDS encoding FAD-dependent oxidoreductase, which yields MSSVERVLVVGGGIGGLSTTMGLRRAGIEVDVVELNPAWDVYGVGIIQPGNAVRALDALGLARRAIEEGFGFSGSRMHLADGTMVATQDAPPLAGAEYPPMNGITRPRLHEIFTSAVLESGARVVLGESVERIDQLADRVDVAFTDGTSATYHLVVGADGINSRVRAMVFDPDLRPSYTGQVCWRYNVPRPEDLDGIWMFMGSRGKAGIVPLAPDLAYLLLIEQPPVGDDGEPVVRLGVEGLAGIMRERLAEYGGLIGDLRDRCVRDDAAVVYRPVERVMLPAPWHRGRVVLVGDAAHATSPHIGQGAAMAIEDAVVLAEELASDQPVDQALASYMARREPRARFVFDTSRRIQELELAHDHGPENSELIVQSMIRTAEPI from the coding sequence ATGTCCAGCGTGGAGAGGGTTCTTGTCGTCGGAGGCGGCATCGGCGGGTTGTCGACGACGATGGGCCTACGCCGCGCGGGCATCGAGGTCGACGTCGTCGAGCTCAACCCGGCGTGGGACGTCTACGGCGTGGGGATCATCCAGCCCGGCAACGCGGTCCGGGCGCTCGACGCGCTAGGTCTCGCGCGTCGCGCGATCGAGGAGGGCTTCGGGTTCAGCGGCTCGCGGATGCACCTCGCCGACGGGACGATGGTCGCCACGCAGGACGCGCCGCCGCTCGCGGGCGCGGAGTATCCGCCGATGAACGGCATCACGAGGCCGCGCCTGCACGAGATCTTCACCAGCGCCGTGCTGGAGTCCGGCGCCCGGGTCGTCCTCGGCGAGTCGGTCGAGCGCATCGATCAGCTGGCCGACCGTGTCGACGTCGCGTTCACCGACGGCACGTCCGCGACCTACCACCTGGTCGTCGGCGCGGACGGCATCAACTCGCGGGTGCGGGCCATGGTCTTCGACCCCGATCTGCGGCCCAGCTACACCGGACAGGTCTGCTGGCGCTACAACGTCCCGCGCCCGGAGGACCTCGACGGCATCTGGATGTTCATGGGCTCGCGCGGCAAGGCCGGCATCGTGCCCCTCGCCCCGGACCTCGCCTACCTGCTGCTGATCGAGCAGCCGCCCGTGGGCGACGACGGCGAGCCGGTCGTGCGCCTGGGGGTCGAGGGGCTCGCCGGGATCATGCGCGAGCGCCTCGCCGAGTACGGCGGGCTCATCGGCGACCTGCGCGACCGGTGCGTCCGCGACGACGCCGCCGTCGTCTACCGCCCGGTCGAGCGCGTGATGCTGCCGGCGCCGTGGCACCGCGGGCGCGTCGTCCTGGTCGGCGACGCGGCCCACGCCACCTCGCCGCACATCGGTCAGGGCGCGGCGATGGCGATCGAGGATGCGGTGGTGCTCGCCGAGGAGCTGGCGAGCGACCAGCCGGTGGACCAGGCGCTCGCGTCCTACATGGCGCGCCGGGAGCCGCGGGCGCGGTTCGTCTTCGACACGTCGCGGCGCATCCAGGAGCTCGAGCTGGCCCACGACCACGGGCCCGAGAACAGCGAGCTGATCGTGCAGTCGATGATCCGCACCGCCGAGCCGATCTGA
- a CDS encoding STAS domain-containing protein, with translation MVHDSHRPLDVVERQDGETTVVTLVGELDMDTVEPVQRRLDALATTRRSTLLDLDELDFMDSVGIRLVLHACELARSDDWPFRLTRGSDAVQRVFAASGLTDRLPYG, from the coding sequence GTGGTGCATGACTCGCACCGACCACTCGACGTCGTCGAGCGCCAGGACGGCGAGACGACGGTCGTGACGCTCGTCGGCGAGCTCGACATGGACACGGTCGAGCCGGTCCAGCGGCGGCTCGACGCGCTCGCGACGACGCGGCGCTCGACCCTGCTCGACCTCGACGAGCTGGACTTCATGGACTCGGTCGGCATCCGGCTCGTGCTGCACGCCTGCGAGCTCGCGCGCAGCGACGACTGGCCGTTCCGGCTGACCCGTGGGTCGGACGCGGTGCAGCGCGTGTTCGCCGCGTCCGGGCTCACCGACCGGCTGCCGTACGGCTGA
- a CDS encoding TetR/AcrR family transcriptional regulator, with protein MSRLTRKERQADTRRRLVHAAAQVGARRGIARASLEEVAETAGYTKGAVYANFASKEELFLAVLDERFGERLEQIERRLASGDDPHAQARQLGADFTQYFEGDREWARLFFEFAVHAARDEAFRAQLTARYRALRERIAAALQRRMDELGIEPPQPVADLALMTFAMANGVALEAMLEPEEVPADLLGRMFELLTAGTGVPR; from the coding sequence ATCAGCCGGCTGACGCGCAAGGAGCGCCAGGCCGACACCCGCCGCCGGCTCGTCCACGCCGCCGCGCAGGTGGGCGCCCGGCGGGGGATCGCCCGCGCTTCGCTGGAGGAGGTCGCCGAGACCGCCGGCTACACGAAGGGCGCTGTCTACGCGAACTTCGCCTCCAAGGAGGAGCTGTTCCTCGCGGTGCTCGACGAGCGATTCGGCGAGCGCCTCGAGCAGATCGAGCGGCGGCTGGCCTCCGGCGACGACCCGCACGCCCAGGCGCGCCAGCTCGGCGCGGACTTCACCCAGTACTTCGAGGGCGATCGCGAATGGGCCCGGCTGTTCTTCGAGTTCGCCGTGCACGCCGCCCGCGACGAGGCGTTTCGCGCGCAGCTGACGGCGCGCTACCGCGCCCTGCGCGAGCGCATCGCGGCGGCACTGCAGCGGCGGATGGACGAGCTGGGAATCGAGCCGCCGCAGCCCGTGGCCGACCTCGCGCTCATGACGTTCGCCATGGCCAACGGGGTCGCGCTCGAGGCGATGCTCGAGCCCGAGGAGGTCCCGGCGGACCTGCTCGGGCGGATGTTCGAGCTGCTCACCGCGGGCACCGGCGTGCCGCGGTGA
- a CDS encoding SpoIIE family protein phosphatase: protein MAARLGIGEDERSALAGPPWSVAAPVAATAIVAITVVDAIAGHFAIITALLVLAPLGCALVARWRDTALAAVLALVAALVSLAWNSDFGTTYAIGLVVVAVGGLVAVQIALLRAAGEVSGERFRLLAEIADIGSRPGSLTATVERVLEILVPVFADFARLDAAGGPLGERGALDVRPEVGRRPEAVVALGDGTAIAVPLQARGESLGFLEVAFGPTHRHYARSDVTFARVLAGRVALALDNAGLSRELSAAERQLDTVLDELAEAVTVMDAEGRVIYANDAALDLLRISSAEELYAAEPGDTMGRFAVHDEHGETVSLQRLPGFRLLSGEPDAEPLLVRNVVLATGEERWLVNKATAVIDEDGRTVRVVNVIEDVTESRRRELAQRLLADASRVLGASLDPGETLQHVAEAAVPALADWCGVDVPGAGGEIASVAVAHTDPQLVALARRLRERYPVRMDEQGRIGEVISTGATILVEGVTDEMLVAYALDDEHLEMLRAVGLGSLVMVPLAVGDQTLGALTLARTDPLRRFSAADVELAEELGRRAGTALLNARLYTEHAAISETLQRGLRPPELLDMPGFSAASRYRPAGAINLVGGDFYDAFPAGDGHMLIIGDVAGQGAEAAVLTGLARYTLRGVGQLTGDPSQALSRLNAALRDQPEMSLVTAVCAHLRADADPEANAARMLLANAGHPPPILVRAGAPVLVGRTETLAGAFDDGEWPCTEVALEHGDTLLLYTDGVIDTVGERGRFGEERLLECLRGAPADPPALLDRVDAALDAFQRGDQRDDTAMVAVRFVGAPVVATRRG from the coding sequence GTGGCCGCGCGGTTGGGGATCGGGGAGGACGAACGCTCGGCGCTGGCCGGACCGCCATGGTCGGTCGCGGCTCCGGTCGCGGCGACGGCCATCGTCGCGATCACGGTCGTGGACGCGATCGCCGGCCACTTCGCCATCATCACCGCGCTGCTCGTGCTCGCGCCGCTCGGCTGCGCGCTGGTCGCCCGGTGGCGCGACACGGCGCTGGCCGCCGTCCTCGCGCTCGTGGCCGCGCTCGTCAGCCTCGCGTGGAACAGCGACTTCGGCACGACCTACGCCATCGGGCTCGTCGTCGTGGCGGTCGGCGGGTTGGTCGCCGTCCAGATCGCGCTGCTGCGCGCCGCCGGCGAGGTCAGCGGGGAGCGCTTCCGGCTGCTCGCCGAGATCGCCGACATCGGCAGCCGGCCCGGGTCCCTCACGGCGACCGTCGAGCGCGTCCTGGAGATCCTCGTCCCGGTCTTCGCCGACTTCGCGCGCCTCGACGCGGCCGGTGGCCCGCTCGGCGAGCGGGGGGCGCTCGACGTGCGGCCGGAGGTCGGGCGACGGCCCGAGGCGGTCGTGGCCCTCGGCGATGGGACCGCGATCGCCGTGCCGCTGCAGGCCCGCGGAGAGTCGCTCGGATTCCTCGAGGTCGCCTTCGGGCCGACGCATCGCCACTACGCGCGGAGCGACGTCACCTTCGCCCGCGTGCTCGCCGGCCGTGTCGCCCTCGCCCTCGACAATGCGGGCCTGTCGCGCGAGCTGAGCGCCGCGGAGCGCCAGCTCGACACGGTCCTCGACGAGCTCGCCGAGGCCGTCACGGTCATGGACGCCGAAGGCCGGGTCATCTATGCCAACGACGCGGCGCTCGACCTCCTGCGCATCTCGAGCGCGGAGGAGCTCTACGCGGCAGAGCCGGGCGACACCATGGGCCGCTTTGCCGTCCATGACGAGCACGGCGAGACCGTCTCGCTGCAGCGGCTGCCCGGCTTCCGGCTGCTGAGCGGCGAGCCGGATGCCGAGCCGCTGCTCGTGCGCAACGTGGTCCTGGCGACCGGCGAGGAGCGCTGGCTCGTCAACAAGGCGACCGCGGTGATCGACGAGGACGGCCGCACCGTCCGGGTGGTCAACGTCATCGAGGACGTCACGGAGAGCCGCCGCCGCGAGCTCGCGCAACGGCTCCTGGCCGACGCCAGCCGAGTGCTCGGCGCGTCGCTCGATCCCGGCGAGACCCTCCAGCACGTGGCCGAGGCGGCGGTCCCGGCCCTGGCGGACTGGTGCGGCGTGGACGTTCCCGGCGCGGGCGGCGAGATCGCGTCGGTCGCCGTGGCGCACACGGACCCGCAGCTCGTCGCGCTGGCGCGCCGCCTGCGGGAGCGCTACCCGGTGCGCATGGACGAGCAGGGCCGCATCGGCGAGGTGATCTCCACCGGCGCCACGATCCTCGTCGAGGGGGTGACGGACGAGATGCTCGTCGCGTACGCCCTCGACGACGAGCACCTTGAGATGCTGCGCGCCGTCGGCCTCGGTTCGCTCGTGATGGTGCCGCTGGCGGTCGGCGACCAGACGCTCGGAGCGCTGACGCTCGCGCGCACCGACCCGCTGCGGCGGTTCAGCGCCGCGGACGTCGAGCTCGCCGAGGAGCTCGGCCGGCGTGCGGGCACCGCACTGCTCAACGCGCGCCTCTACACCGAGCACGCCGCGATTTCCGAGACGCTCCAGCGCGGCCTGCGCCCGCCGGAGCTGCTCGACATGCCCGGCTTCAGCGCCGCCAGCCGTTACCGCCCGGCCGGCGCGATCAACCTCGTCGGCGGCGACTTCTACGACGCCTTCCCGGCGGGCGACGGCCACATGCTCATCATCGGCGACGTCGCCGGGCAGGGAGCGGAGGCGGCGGTGCTGACCGGGCTGGCGCGCTACACGCTGCGCGGCGTGGGCCAGCTCACCGGCGACCCGTCGCAGGCTCTGAGCCGGCTGAACGCGGCGCTGCGCGACCAGCCGGAGATGTCGCTCGTCACCGCCGTCTGCGCGCATCTGCGCGCCGACGCCGACCCGGAGGCGAACGCCGCGCGGATGCTCCTCGCCAACGCGGGCCACCCGCCGCCGATCCTCGTGCGCGCCGGCGCCCCCGTGCTCGTCGGCCGGACGGAGACGCTGGCCGGCGCGTTCGACGACGGCGAGTGGCCGTGCACGGAGGTCGCCCTCGAGCACGGCGACACGCTCCTGCTCTACACCGACGGCGTCATCGACACCGTCGGCGAGCGCGGCCGGTTCGGCGAGGAGCGCCTGCTGGAGTGCCTGCGCGGCGCCCCGGCCGACCCGCCGGCGCTGCTCGACCGCGTCGACGCCGCGCTCGACGCCTTCCAGCGCGGCGACCAGCGCGACGACACCGCGATGGTGGCGGTGCGCTTCGTCGGCGCGCCGGTGGTCGCGACCCGTCGCGGCTGA
- a CDS encoding SGNH/GDSL hydrolase family protein: MTYVRFVALGDSTAEGLDDRDGSGGYRGWADRLAERLARLDPATRYANLAVRGRLTAQVRAEQLEPALALEPDLVIISAGVNDLLRPGYDPARVMGHTEAIQRALVGAGATVVCFTMPDLSAFMPIARLVRTRLLAHNAALLELGAQTGAIVVDLAGSPAASDPRLWSDDRLHANSQGHERMEQAFAGAIGLLGEQAGPWIEPLPAAAARRRREAVVAELRWGGRHFAPWVVRRLRGRSSGDGIVAKRPQLLPVLADVASPLDPSAGRAS; encoded by the coding sequence ATGACCTACGTGCGGTTCGTCGCGCTGGGCGACAGCACGGCGGAGGGGCTCGACGACCGCGACGGGTCCGGCGGCTACCGCGGCTGGGCGGACCGGCTGGCCGAGCGCCTCGCGCGGCTGGACCCGGCGACGCGCTACGCGAACCTCGCGGTGCGCGGGCGCCTGACCGCCCAGGTGCGCGCCGAGCAGCTCGAGCCGGCGCTCGCCCTCGAGCCGGACCTCGTGATCATCTCCGCCGGGGTCAACGACCTGCTGCGCCCCGGCTACGACCCGGCGAGGGTCATGGGCCACACCGAGGCGATCCAGCGCGCGCTCGTGGGCGCCGGCGCCACGGTCGTCTGCTTCACGATGCCGGACCTGTCGGCGTTCATGCCGATCGCGCGGCTCGTCCGCACGCGCCTGCTGGCCCACAACGCGGCGCTCCTCGAGCTGGGCGCGCAGACGGGCGCGATCGTCGTCGACCTCGCCGGCAGCCCGGCGGCCTCCGATCCGCGGCTGTGGAGCGACGACCGCCTGCACGCGAACTCCCAGGGGCACGAGCGCATGGAGCAGGCCTTCGCCGGGGCGATCGGGCTGCTCGGCGAGCAGGCCGGGCCGTGGATCGAGCCGCTGCCCGCCGCGGCGGCGCGCCGGCGCCGCGAGGCGGTCGTCGCCGAGCTGCGGTGGGGCGGGCGCCACTTCGCGCCGTGGGTGGTGCGCCGGCTGCGCGGACGGTCGTCGGGCGACGGCATCGTGGCCAAGCGCCCCCAGCTGCTGCCGGTGCTGGCCGACGTGGCGTCGCCGCTGGACCCGTCCGCTGGACGAGCTTCCTAG